The proteins below come from a single Miscanthus floridulus cultivar M001 chromosome 1, ASM1932011v1, whole genome shotgun sequence genomic window:
- the LOC136540531 gene encoding uncharacterized protein, with protein MAHNFFSYPMQRPPNRLAMTNAVAVEPAPLVRAHACTAAASFPPPRRRRAAGAIRASPASGRTEDAGELPTPLLPNARRRGRDPLWHGGGFSLGVDLGDARTGLAIGRGITLPRPLTVLKLRGQKLELTLLDVARQQEADELIIGLPVSADGRETPQSNKVRSVVGRLAVQAAQRGLRVYLQDEYGTSTDALDYMISRGVKKSARDTKSDAYAAVMILKRYFTSSGQGAKIVLPRQPELQDKLILVQSRQDAEI; from the exons ATGGCCCATAACTTCTTCTCTTATCCAATGCAACGACCGCCGAATCGCCTCGCCATGACGAACGCGGTGGCAGTGGAGCCGGCGCCGCTCGTGCGGGCCCACGCCTGCACGGCTGCCGCCTCCTTCCCGCCCCCGCGCCGTCGAAGAGCTGCTGGAGCTATCAGGGCGTCTCCCGCATCCGGCCGGACCGAGGACGCCGGCGAGCTCCCCACCCCGCTCCTCCCGAACGCGCGGCGACGGGGACGCGACCCGCTCTGGCACGGCGGCGGGTTCAGCCTCGGCGTCGACCTCGGTGACGCCCGCACCGGCCTCGCCATCGGGAGGGGAATCACCCTCCCTCGACCCCTCACT GTTCTGAAGCTCCGCGGGCAGAAGCTAGAGCTTACGCTGCTCGACGTGGCTCGGCAGCAG GAGGCGGACGAGCTCATCATCGGGCTTCCCGTGTCCGCTGATGGGAGGGAGACACCGCAGTCCAACAAAGTGCGGAGCGTCGTCGGGAGGCTCGCCGTCCAAGCGGCCCAAAG GGGCTTGAGGGTATATCTGCAGGATGAATATGGAACGTCCACGGACGCCCTAGATTACATGATCTCCAG GGGTGTTAAGAAGTCTGCCCGTGATACCAAATCTGATGCATATGCTGCTGTG atgaTTTTGAAGAGATATTTCACGTCATCAGGTCAAGGGGCTAAGATTGTTCTTCCCAGGCAACCAGAATTACAGGACAAGTTAATACTAGTTCAGTCTAGGCAAGATGCTGAAATTTAG
- the LOC136540521 gene encoding putative glucuronosyltransferase PGSIP8, with amino-acid sequence MAGRRPLAAASLLLLLLLVAVTAAAAREERGLVARVQGPPPRHRHAYAAMMYMGTPRDYEFYVAVRVMMRSLTRVRADADRVLIASADVPRDWVRAMTEEDGLRVVIVENLRNPYEGNLGGINKRFKLTLNKLYAWTLVDYERVVMIDSDNIFLQNTDELFQCGQFCAVFINPCYFHTGLFVLQPSIDVFKGMLHDLETGRENSDGADQGFLVGCYPDLLDKPMFHPPENGTKLNGTYRLPLGYQMDASYYYLKLHWHVPCGPNSVITFPSAPWFKPWYWWSWPVLPLGLSWHRQRWDDLGYAAEMPVILMEVLMYIVIITVTRLARPGMTKLCYNRRPEKQSALVQWLIKLAAIMAMVAAYSIPFFVIPCTVHPIMGWSIYLFGALALSVLVINVFLLPPLDVLTTWLAIVVMLFVMAFPWYHDGVVRALAIFGYAFCSAPFLWASMVRMMDSLQTMLERDPFFPRIGEPAPETEFSKLY; translated from the exons ATGGCGGGGAGGCGCCCGCTCGCGGCggcgtcgctgctgctgctgctgctgctggtcgcggtgaccgcggcggcggcgcgcgaggAGCGGGGCCTGGTGGCGCGGGTGCAGGGCCCGCCGCCGCGGCACCGCCACGCGTACGCCGCCATGATGTACATGGGCACGCCGCGGGACTACGAGTTCTACGTCGCCGTGCGCGTCATGATGCGCTCCCTCACCCGGGTCCGCGCCGACGCCGACCGCGTCCTCATCGCCTCCGCCGACGTGCCGCGCGACTGGGTCCGCGCAAT GACAGAAGAGGATGGCTTGAGGGTGGTGATAGTGGAGAACCTCAGGAATCCTTACGAGGGCAACCTAGGAGGGATCAACAAGAGGTTCAAGCTGACACTGAACAAGCTTTATGCATGGACCCTGGTGGACTATGAGCGTGTCGTCATGATTGATTCCGATAACATCTTCCTCCAGAACACAGACGAGCTATTCCAATGTGGACAGTTCTGTGCTGTTTTCATCAATCCATGCTACTTCCACACTGGTCTTTTCGTGCTCCAG CCTTCTATTGATGTATTCAAGGGCATGCTTCATGACCTGGAGACTGGCCGTGAAAACTCTGATGGTGCTGACCAAGGCTTTTTGGTTGGGTGCTACCCAGACTTGCTCGACAAACCAATGTTTCACCCTCCTGAGAATGGCACAAAGCTCAATGGGACCTATCGCCTTCCTCTCGGCTATCAAATGGATGCATCCTACTACT ATCTCAAGCTACATTGGCATGTCCCGTGTGGGCCAAACAGTGTTATCACATTCCCCAGTGCACCTTGGTTTAAACCTTGGTACTGGTGGTCCTGGCCGGTCTTGCCGTTAGGACTTTCCTGGCACAGGCAGCGCTGGGATGATCTTGG GTATGCTGCTGAAATGCCAGTGATCCTGATGGAGGTTTTAATGTACATAGTTATCATAACAGTTACCAGATTGGCAAGGCCAGGGATGACCAAGCTGTGCTATAACCGACGGCCTGAGAAGCAAAGTGCTCTGGTGCAGTGGCTGATCAAGCTGGCTGCAATTATGGCTATGGTGGCTGCATATTCCATTCCATTCTTTGTGATTCCATGCACAGTTCACCCGATCATGGGCTGGTCCATCTACCTATTTGGTGCCCTTGCCTTGTCAGTGCTCGTTATCAATGTTTTTCTGCTCCCACCACTTGACGTGCTTACAACGTGGCTTGCGATTGTTGTCATGCTCTTCGTTATGGCATTCCCATGGTACCATGATGGTGTTGTGAGGGCTCTGGCAATCTTTGGATATGCATTTTGCTCGGCGCCATTCTTGTGGGCATCCATGGTGAGGATGATGGACTCACTGCAGACGATGCTGGAGAGGGATCCATTCTTCCCCCGGATTGGTGAACCAGCACCGGAGACTGAATTCAGCAAGCTGTACTGA